A DNA window from Syngnathus typhle isolate RoL2023-S1 ecotype Sweden linkage group LG2, RoL_Styp_1.0, whole genome shotgun sequence contains the following coding sequences:
- the LOC133144955 gene encoding cadherin-like protein 26, producing METFNLSILLMLCLGRNCDTANISQRQKRNWIIHSFTIDEGYEGPFPYSLGKVKVDRKSVLFRIHGEGVDMEPRDIIEIDENTGEITGHGPVDFERFKSFKPIFQAINRINNLVYTQLGIHIQIIDANDHSPEFEHEMYEITVKESTSQGTQLIAVQAEDADTDQNKKFDLRILSVTPRPHDLEFYLQTPDAQTGTISFKGCLDYEKAKKYTILVEAKDHGKPIQLSSSCTVIVNIEDENNHLPVITGHTGSGKVKEGLKNVLILRLQVTDRDRRGTAAWRVNYRLHGEANKSFRITTDSKTNEGLLYVEKPLDYETSSLQTLTITAHNEIPFFSCAVVRRSTTSLWTLKTQRGAMTSGQSTYGANVIVEDVNEPPIFDEPHKQVAIGENVAAGQYLEKFPARDPDFKKANSFVYMKGEDPADWVTVDPLTGAITTSKILDRESLYVKDNIYKATVCAVDDGVPPMTGTATLNIIISDDNDNAPTLAENHIDMCQSDGPAQASITALDHDEDPHGGPFHFRLHGDITGRWMIDPNKGFSVHLMKENIVPSGLYVLLLEVSDLQGNAALHNLSVTVCTCLLKGKPNCRLGKASSPTVGKTVGIISSCLVPLTGIPLTAFLRSRKKKREKRDTSEGLDIPDSSGHLMRSNAENLGHDCEVPLEPFTEEERNREPLKAISPIARQQNWVGQKPSRPLLTDVSYFVDEMLNSLQTKEDLVDDVPRVYAEEGDLDKTSDLDAISVPEIPFEPDWDLDFTIRSPTSLQMPDTSTTYNITTSHEMHNLQNNTVFPVVGNILKIGKNKKYRRNALYL from the exons ATGGAGACTTTTAACCTCAGTATTTTATTGATGCTG TGTTTGGGAAGGAACTGTGATACTGCAAATATTTCGCAGCGACAAAAAAGGAACTggatcattcattcatttactaTTGATGAAGGCTATGAAGGCCCTTTTCCATATTCCTTGGGCAAA GTAAAAGTGGATAGAAAATCGGTACTTTTTAGGATACACGGAGAGGGTGTTGATATGGAACCAAGAGACATAATAGAAATCGATGAAAACACTGGAGAGATTACAGGGCATGGCCCTGTGGACTTTGAAAGATTCAAGTCCTTTAAG CCGATATTCCAGGCAATAAACAGGATCAACaatttagtgtacacacaactGGGAATCCACATTCAGATTATTGATGCAAATGACCACTCACCAGAGTTTGAACACGAAATGTATGAGATCACTGTAAAGGAGTCGACGTCACAAG GGACTCAATTGATCGCTGTTCAGGCAGAAGATGCTGACAccgatcaaaataaaaaatttgatTTACGAATACTCTCAGTCACGCCCAGACCCCATGACCTGGAGTTTTACCTTCAGACACCTGATGCCCAAACTGGAACCATTTCCTTTAAAGGGTGTCTGGATTATGAA AAAGCAAAGAAATACACAATTTTGGTGGAAGCCAAAGACCATGGAAAACCAATCCAGCTTTCCAGCTCATGCACCGTCATAGTCAATATAGAAGATGAAAACAATCACCTTCCTGTCATCACAGGACACACT GGTTCGGGAAAAGTGAAAGAAGGACtgaaaaatgttcttattttacGTCTTCAAGTCACTGACAGAGACAGAAGAGGTACAGCAGCATGGAGGGTGAACTATAGGCTCCACGGGGAAGCAAACAAAAGCTTCAGAATCACGACTGATTCAAAGACAAATGAAGGGTTACTCTATGTTGAAAAG CCTCTGGATTATGAGACGAGTTCTCTGCAGACTCTGACCATCACAGCACACAATGAGattccatttttctcatgtgCTGTGGTGAGACGGAGTACCACTAGTCTTTGGACATTGAAGACCCAGAGAGGTGCCATGACATCTGGTCAGTCCACATACGGTGCAAATGTGATAGTAGAAGATGTCAATGAACCGCCCATTTTTGATGAACCCCACAAGCAAGTTGCAATCGGTGAGAATGTGGCTGCGGGACAGTATCTGGAGAAATTCCCAGCGAGAGATCCTGATTTCAAGAAGGCCAACTCATTTGT ATATATGAAAGGGGAAGATCCAGCTGACTGGGTTACAGTGGACCCTCTGACAGGAGCCATCACCACATCCAAAATTCTAGACAGAGAATCACTCTACGTGAAGGACAATATCTACAAAGCCACAGTATGCGCTGTTGACGACG GTGTACCTCCAATGACAGGCACTGCAACGCTCAACATCATTATAAGTGATGACAATGATAATGCTCCAACCCTGGCTGAGAACCATATCGACATGTGCCAATCTGACGGTCCCGCTCAAGCCAGTATAACAGCTTTGGACCATGATGAAGACCCACACGGTGGCCCATTCCACTTCAGACTACATGGAGATATTACGGGCAGGTGGATGATTGACCCGAATAAAG GATTCTCAGTACATCTCATGAAAGAGAACATTGTTCCTTCCGGATTATATGTGCTGCTCTTGGAAGTGTCAGACCTTCAGGGCAATGCTGCTCTTCACAACCTCTCAGTTACTGTGTGTACCTGCTTACTGAAGGGAAAGCCAAATTGTCGCTTGGGTAAAGCTTCGAGCCCCACAGTAGGAAAAACAGTTGGAATTATTTCTTCTTGCTTAGTACCACTCACAG GTATTCCATTAACGGCGTTTCTGAGGTCTCGtaagaagaaaagagaaaagagagacACCTCGGAAGGTTTGGATATACCAGACAGTTCTGGACATCTAATGCGGTCTAACGCGGAGAACCTCGGACATGATTGTGAA GTGCCTCTTGAACCATTCACTGAAGAAGAACGCAACAGAGAACCACTGAAAGCAATTTCGCCAATAGCAAGACAACAG AATTGGGTAGGACAGAAACCAAGCAGACCCTTATTAACCGATGTGTCCTACTTTGTAGATGAG ATGCTGAACTCTCTCCAAACAAAAGAGGATCTGGTTGACGACGTACCTCGTGTGTATGCTGAAGAGGGAGACCTGGACAAGACTTCTGACCTTGATGCCATTTCTGTCCCTGAAATTCCCTTTGAGCCAGACTGGGATCTAGATTTCACAATCCGATCCCCGACCTCACTTCAAATGCCGGATACAAGCACGACATATAACATAACAACATCTCATGAAATGCATAACCTTCAAAACAATACAGTGTTCCCAGTTGTAGGCAACATACTGAAAATAGGCAAGAACAAGAAGTATAGGAGAAATGCATTATATCTGTAA
- the mtg2 gene encoding mitochondrial ribosome-associated GTPase 2 has protein sequence MLATLTSFQGLLRLARDRTCGLSCLLAQKKPTLAACCLLLAARRQQVPCRDVSSSAPLHVKVRAKQGKGDISEKKLTRHFVDHKCVRLLAGSGGKGACTFHSEPRKEWGGPDGGNGGDGGSISFKADRFVKSLAQIVSVYMAEDGQSGGSKNCYGRNGRPTFICVPVGTVVKERGRTVVDLSEHGQDYLAVCGGSGGKGNRFFLSNENRAPMTATTGTAGQERVLHLELRTMAHAGLVGFPNAGKSSLLRAISNARPAVAAFPFTTLNPHVGIVKYRDHEQVAVADIPGIIQGAHLNRGLGISFLRHIERCRFLLFVLDASSPEPWNQLKHLRYELDQYEPGLSQRPHVIVANKIDLCEARENLEILKSRVTQRVIPVSALTGHNTEELILHLRELYDGNLRGDASTAEGKATR, from the exons ATGCTAGCGACATTAACGAGCTTTCAAGGTCTTCTTCGGCTTGCCCGAGACAGAACTTGTGGACTCTCATGCCTTTTAGCGCAGAAGAAACCCACCTTGGCCGCTTGCTGTCTGCTTCTAGCGGCGAGGAGACAGCAAGTACCCTGCAGAGATGTCAGCTCCTCGGCTCCACTGCATGTTAAAGTCCGAGCCAAACAAGGGAAAGGGGATATTTCCGAAAAGAAGCTG ACTCGTCACTTTGTAGACCACAAATGTGTGCGGCTGCTGGCTGGTTCGGGCGGAAAAGGAGCTTGCACCTTTCACAGCGAGCCTCGAAAAGAGTGGGGCGGACCGGATGGTGGAAACGGTGGTGATGGAGGAAGCATCTCCTTTAAGG CCGATCGGTTTGTGAAGTCTCTGGCTCAAATAGTTTCTGTCTACATGGCAGAAGATGGTCAGTCAGGTGGCAGCAAGAACTGTTATGGTCGGAATGGCCGCCCAACTTTTATTTGT GTACCAGTTGGCACTGTGGTGAAGGAGCGTGGCAGGACAGTAGTGGATCTCTCTGAGCATGGTCAAGATTATCTGGCGGTATGTGGAGGTTCCGGAGGTAAAGGCAACAGGTTTTTTCTCTCCAATGAGAATCGGGCTCCAATGACAGCAACAACTGGAACTGCGGGCCAGGAGAGAGTCCTTCATCTCGAGTTGCGCACTATGGCCCACGCTGGACTG GTTGGTTTTCCAAATGCTGGCAAATCCTCTCTTTTGAGAGCCATCTCTAATGCCAGGCCAGCTGTGGCTGCTTTCCCTTTCACAACACTCAACCCGCATGTTGGAATTGTCAAGTACAGGGATCACGAGCAAGTCGCAG TTGCTGACATCCCGGGAATCATTCAAGGAGCGCATCTAAATCGAGGCCTGGGCATCTCTTTCCTGCGTCACATTGAGCGTTGCAGATTCCTGCTCTTTGTTCTGGACGCGTCCTCTCCAGAGCCTTGGAATCAGCTCAAGCACCTACGCTATGAACTGGACCAGTATGAGCCTGGTCTGTCCCAGCGGCCTCATGTCATTGTGGCCAACAAAATAGACCTTTGCGAAGCTCGGGAGAACTTAGAGATCTTGAAGAGCCGTGTTACCCAAAGAGTCATTCCTGTGTCAGCTCTTACCGGGCACAACACAGAAGAACTCATCCTTCACCTTCGAGAGCTGTATGACGGGAATCTCCGCGGAGATGCTAGTACAGCAGAAGGAAAAGCCACAAGATAG